In Callospermophilus lateralis isolate mCalLat2 chromosome 15, mCalLat2.hap1, whole genome shotgun sequence, the genomic stretch GGAGAAATAGAACAGTGTGTCAGTGGGGCCCTGGAGAACCAAGGGGGTTCATACTCTCAGGTCAGGGAAGAAAAAACTTCAGGAACCGCCCTATCCTGGGGGCATATGTACGTGAAACTTATTTGAGTCAATCTATTTCTCCCTGCAAAAACACTCATAATCTTTCATTTGAGAATTGGTTAGATATGAacagggtgaggacagaggagctgGAGGGAAGAGTGGATTTTGGTATTGGGACTAGTTTATCCTCATCCTGGAGTCCCAATGCATGGGACCTTAAATGACCACGTGTGTCTCTTGCAGGGCAGGCATGAACTTCAAGCATCAGATGCATGTGAGTATCTATCCCTTGCACAATAGTTGGCTGCACACACATCTTGGAAAGCCATAGGGGGCAGCCCCTCCCTGCCTCTGCTGCAGGACTGGCTTCTCTCAGGCTCATTGCTTACCCCACCTTTGTGCCCTTCAGCAAACTGTGGCTGTCTGAATGGTGGAACATGTGTGTCCTACAAGTATTTCTCCAACATTCGGCGATGTATCTGCCCAAAGAAATTCCAAGGGGAGCACTGTGAAATAGGTATGGAGATTCTGATTCTAACTGGGAAGAAGGAGGCACCAGAGATTTCAGGGCAGAAAGAGATAGATGAGTGGGTTGCAGGAGCAGACAGAAGTTAGTTGCTGGAGTGGGGCAGGTTACATGTTCATTGCTGTATGGTATACACAgtcaatcaatctctctctctctctctgtctctctctctctctctctcatgaaaCAGTGATTATACAAATGTGAGGTAGGGGGATAGAATGAGAACATTTCCAGTGTCATCTGCCAGGTCTGAAACATGTCATCTTGAAAATGCCTGTATTTCTACCCATTTTAATATTCTCTCATCTTCACATCCATTATAGATACATCAAAAACTTGCTATGAGGGGAATGGTCACTTATACCGAGGAAAGGCCAATACTGACACCAAGGGCCGGCCCTGCCTGGACTGGAATTCTCCCACTGTTCTTCAGAAAGCATATCATGCCCATAGACCTGATGCTGTTCTCCTGGGCCTGGGGAAGCATAATTACTGCAGGTGAGGAGGGGGCAACAAAAACCAGGATTTCTTCCCATTGCCTCTCAGAAACCCTTGTTACCACCTCTTCTGCTCCCAGAGTGAAGCCACAGCATGAGAAAAGCCAGGCCTCTGGTTGAGTCTTGCCTGGAAGGGAGGATTCAGGGAAGGTAGTCTGGGTTGGAATGACATCCTTTGCCCCTCTGTgttgccaggaacccagacaaccAGAGACGGCCCTGGTGCTATGTGCAGATTGGCCTAAAGCAGTTTGTCCAAGAGTGCATGGTGCAAGACTGCTCTGGTGGTAAGTGTCACTGATTGCTTATGACAGTGGAGGGGAAGGGGACAAATTCATATGTCCCCTATCTCTATCCAGTGGGTTAAGGAGGGAGGCCTGCCTGAGTAAGATACTTTATTCTTCTTGCCTCCCCAAgacattcatttctttttcctcCAGGCCAACTAAAGTTTCAGTGTGGCCAGAAGGCTCTGAGGCCTCGTTTTAAGATTATCGGTGGAGAAGCTACCATCATTGAGAACCAACCCTGGTTTGCAGCCATCTACCGGAGGCACCGGGGAGGCTCTGTCACTTATGTGTGTGGAGGAAGCCTCATCAGTCCTTGCTGGGTAGTCAGTGCCACACACTGTTTCATGTACGTTCCTTTGTCTCTCCTCTTTGACTCTCCTGCCCCAacccaaacacatccctttcgtcTTCCCTGCAGAGGATtcaatttctattcttcccttcaGCCTTTTTCCATGTGGCTCATGGCCTTGGGGATAAGTTATGTTTTGAGGCCTCTGTCATGTGGAAGgggaaatgacagaatttcatggGATCAGGCTGTCTGATACATGTTATCTCCTACAGTAATCACCAACAGAAGCAGGACTATATTGTCTACCTGGGTCAGTCAAGGCTTAACTCCAATACCCTCGGGGAGATGAAGTTTGAAGTGGAACAGCTCATCCTGCATGAAGACTATAGTGCTGACAGCCTGGCTCACCACAATGATATTGGTGAGTGAAAATAATAATGGCTGGAGGGGAAGAGAGGTCCAGGGAAAGAGCTAAGTGGAGGTTGAAGTTGTGGAGGAATTTGAAATCCCTGCCTATACAACAGGGAATGGTGGAAAAGAGTTCAAGATGAAATATTTGAAGGATCTGGCGCTCCTCTACAGAGACCCCAAAGCCTCTTCTGAATGGAAATAGATCTATGAACCTATGGCTTGGTCTGGGAATATCTTGTTTGTACACATTAGGATGGATGCAGCTTCTGTCTGTATCAGGATATAGAATTTGGAGAGTAGAGTCTTGGGCTGGATTTTAGCTTGGCTCCCTCAGTAGGGCTTTTTGCAGAAAACAATCTGTGCAGCTATAATGCAGTAGCCCTAGCTGTCTAAGCCTTGATCAGTAGCTAAAATGAATTCCTTGGAGTATGGAGCAGAGAGGCTTCCTGGTGACAGGTAATCAGCAGACTTTCCTGTATAGCTTATAACCCTAACTTACCTAGAGATATACATAGCCACTCCCTCAGCATTTGGAGGGGAGAGAGATGGTAACCACTTGACTAAGTGGTGATCTTTATCCTGTGACTCTTTTCTTCCCCCAGCCTTGCTGAAGATCCGTTCTAGCATGGGCCAGTGTGCACAGCCATCCCGGTCCATACAGACCATCTGCCTGCCCCCTAGCCATGGTGACGCCCAATTTGACACAAGCTGcgagatcactggctttggaaaaGAGAATCCTAGTAAGTAACATTTGGAGCTGACTGAGGGGGCTCCTGGGAGAGTGTTGTGAAGTTGAAGTGATTGCAACATGATCAAGGGAAGACTGGAGATGGGAGTACAATGCATGTGGCAGATGATCCAGGAATGGAGAGGGAAGCATTGTTTAGGGAGTGATGGACCACAAAAGTAAATAGATAAGGGATTAGTGGCTATGGGTGGAGTAAAGACTTAGATTGGGATAGAAAAAGAATAAGAGTTTTCCCTAGTAGGGACATTTTTGTTGGTCCCCTTCTTGGCAGGTTCCCAGAGAGACACATCTTAATGCAAACTCCTTGCTCTTTCCTCCATCTAGCTGACTATTTATattcaaagaatttaaaaatgactGTTGTGAAGCTGATTTCCTATCAGGAGTGTCAGCAGCCCCACTACTATGGCTCTGAAGTCACCACCAACATGCTGTGTGCTGCTGACCCACAGTGGGAAACAGATTCTTGCCAGGTAAGATTTCAAAGCAACCCTTTCCATTACCCACAAATCTCCCCAGTGCTCCTGAGTCTGGCTTCATCAACTTCGGGAAGTCCTTACATAGGAAATCAGAATAAGGAGCTCAGGTCTTTGGGGAGATTAAAGCAATGCTTTTGTGTACCCCAAACATTTGGCATGAGGCTGGCTCTGTGCTAGGCACTAACATCATTAGAAAAAGGCACTAGTAGAAGGCAGTGTAACTCCATGCTCAGGATGCATGCAGTGTGAATTACAAAATACCCAGTGTTTAGGAGAGGCAGGAGAAGCTTTAAAGAGAATGCGACTTGATAAGGATTTAAATAGGTAGAGGGAAGAAAGGATAAAAAAGATACAAAACTCAGACTGAGTGTGGAATATTCCAAGATGGGGAGGAGAAGCAGGGTCTAGGAGCATGGATGGAATGGCAACAGATGACAGGGCTTTGAAAGCCAAATAAAGGATTTTAAACTTGATATGGTAGGATATGAAAAAGTCACTTAGGACCTTTGACTTCAGGAACCTCTCCCTATTCTGTTAGACATTGTTGGGTGGTGGGATCAGAAGGCCCCCTATTTATTACTTCCAGGGCTCATTTCTTGTGTCTTTGGCTTTCCAGGGAGATTCTGGAGGGCCCCTCATCTGCTCCACCCAAGGCCGCCTGACTCTGACTGGCATTGTGAGCTGGGGCAGTGGATGTGCTTTGAAGAACAAGCCAGGTGTCTACACAAGGGTCTCACAGTTCCTGCCCTGGATCCACACCCACATTGGGGAAGAGAATGGCCTAGCCCTCTGAGGGCCCCCAGGAAGCCTAGGGAGAAAAGAAATAGGTTTCCCACTCCCATGCTGACCATCGTTTCTGCAGTACGGTCATCTCCAGCAGCTGTAAGGAAGAGACTGGGGAAAACAGGCTCTGCAGAGATGCTTTTGCTTGTGCTGCCCAACAAGCTGAGCAACAATAGCTTTACTCTCAGTCACAGGCCTGGGTGCTGGCTGCCCAGACTCCCCTGGCAAGGATGGAGAGGTGATCCTGACTCAGGATGGTATTGATTAGAAATTGTCTTTTTATGGACTATCCTCCTGGAGTTAAAAATAACATCTCCTGTGCATGCGTAGGAGGAGAGCTAGCTCCCCCTAACAGGGTCATTCATGAGGTCTGCTACTGGGAAATGAATAATTTCCTAACTAGGAAGTGTAACAGCTGAGGTCTCTTGAGGGAGCTTGGCCAATTTGGGAACAGTTGTTTGGGGAGTAGAGACACTAATGACTTGAGGAAAAGCTCTGACATTCCATGAATGGATCAgaaagttttatatatatgtatatatgtgtgtacttGTGCACCAGCTGTAAGTGTAAGTATGAGTAAGAGCTGGTGTGTTCCTGAGTCTGACTAGAAGTCTAGGTAATTCCCTAAACTGTGGGCTGTGATGCCACACAGAGTAGTTTGTCTAGAGAGGTTGTGGGTCACTCCTGACGCTTCCTGGGTCTCCACATGATGATGCTTGTGAATGTATTATCCTTGGGTATGACCCATGACCAGCACTAAATATCTGTTTTACTTCCATGTAGAGCTCTCTTTCTGGCCAATTATTCCTTCTGACCTTTCAGTCTAGTTTATTCAATCCTCACTGGGTGGGGTAAGGATCACACCTGTATActgaatatttaataattatattccactatttttatttatatctattttttatAATTGTGAATAAAGGTGATCAATAAAAAGTCATTTTTCTGAAAACTTTGGCTTCTCCTTGGTCTTATATGGGAAGTGGGTGGGTAGAATAAGAGGGAAAAAATGATGAAGGTGACTATCCTGAAGTTTATTTTAGGGCTTAGGTGGACAGCTTTTGGGTTGACCTCAACCAAGAACCTTCAAGAATAAAAACTAATCCAAAATGCCAATGTGAATCTATGGCATATGAGGAACAGAAAACCATCTGTGTGAGGGATTGGTGTTGAGTTTTCTCAGTGTGTTAATGGAGCATCTCAGATTAATGTGAGATAGGAAGTCGAGGTTAGGAGAGTTGTAGGACAGGTTCTCTATAGCTCTTAAGGCACAACACAGTGCCCCAAGTCAGAGACTCATGGCTTGGTAAGTGGTGTGCAGGCTGTTTTGGTTCCTGATTGCCTCCTCAGCCTGATGCCTTTGTGCAATGCACATCTTGGACTACCCTCCCCAGAGGTCCTCTTTACATTCTCTATATTCTGTGCATAACAATACTTTAACTGgcctcaaccaagaagaacacttgCATGAGTGAAAATTGCTGATCCAAAACACCAGCTTGAGCCAGTGGCATTTAGggaacagaaaacagaatttcctAACATCTGCATATGAGGCTGGgactgaattttctctgtgttaATATAGCTCAGGGCAAGTCATTGCTGTCCCTAAGATCAAGAGGCTCAGAATCCAATGCTGGATGGTGTTCTAATGGGGGTGACCACACATTTTGAACCAAACATCAGGTTCTGAGGAACTGGGATGTAGAGGCAATCTGAGAGAAATAATTGGATGTCAAAATGTTGAAATTTCTAAGTCATGTTAATGGATTTTGGCAGTGTTTCTAAGGCAAGTCACCtgaaaaccttttaaaaatatatacacacctATGCCCCACCTGCAGAGTTTGTGATTCAGGTCACGGTTGTTGCCAGAGCTCGTGATTTTAGGAAAACTCCCCAGGTGTTTCTGATATGTACCTCTGACTGAGATAAAAACCTTTGGGAATAATTGGTCAGAATATATGAAGGGCTGAGAAAAATTCAAGATATGGTCAGCATGACTTCTCTGCATAAATAGCCAATTTTCTGAGTGGAATTTTGAAGGCACAAGGTATGGGAATTCTGTGGATCTCTGGAAGTCAAGAAGCCagagtagggctggggttgtggctcagtggtagagcatgtgtgagaccctgggttcgatcctcagcaccacattaaaaataaataaacaaaataaagattttttttttaaaagaacccaGATATTCAGCTTTTAATACCCATCATCCAGCATGTTGATTCACATGGGATGCTGCAGCAGTTCAGAATTCTGATTTGGAGTTAAGTAGGTTAGATTATAATCTTTCTTCTAACACTAGCCATATGACTTGGGATAGGCCAGTAACTTCTTTGTGGCTCAGTTTCCTCCACTGTAAAAAAAGAGGCAATAATTACCTCCAAGGATTGTTATAAATACTCATGAGTTCCCAAGTCTCTTAGTACAATCCTGCCACCTAATAAAAGCACCAATGCTGTGGCTATTTCAAAGACAACTAAATGTCTATAGAATTAAAAGGGAACTTCCTTCTCTCTGTCCCATCCTAGGATTGTACTGTTTTGTGGGAGCAGAAATTTGCTAGGAAAGTAAAGGGATGATTTGAAGTTAAGGGACCCAGCCCAGCCTGAGTTGCTATTCAGCTTTTGCATTTCTCCCTCTAGGGGCCAAGAAGATCTTGTCCAGACTTGAGGAGCTCCAGCATCAGAGCTCCGAGACACTGAAAACAGGAAGTATGAGCCCCACTGGCAAGTTGAGCAATGAGGCAGCTAACAATCTTCAGACCATTTCCCAATCACCACCTCCATGTGGGAAGTTGCCATCTTTTCCTTGAATCTTAGAGTCCACTCAGGGCTGGCTACACACAGCCACTTCTTCAGCAATCCATTTAGTGCTCACTATGATCATGCACCACATACCATACAATTCACTCAATTAAAGTACACAATTGGGTGGTTTTAGCACATCACAGAATTAAGCAACATCACAATtgattttagaaatttttttctgcagtactggggattgaaccagggccttgtgcatattaggcaagtgctctaccacttagctacacacCCAGCCCCAAATTTAGGACACTTTCATCACCTCACAAAGAAACCACAAACACATGAACTAtcattccctttctctccccaaaATGTAAATGTAGTTTCAATTTTGTCTGATTTAATTCTCTCTACAAACTTATGAGGAAGGTACTGTGTGATTCTTAGCTTCATTTTACagtagaaaaaatgaaggcaaagAGCGATTGAGGGATCAGCACAAGGCAAAGCAGCTGCAAATGCCAACAGCCATTGTCTAACCTAGAGAGCCAGCTCCAAAGTCGGTTCCAAAGTCCTTGTGCCCAGCACTGGGACACACTCCTTTATAGAAGGGCCCAAATGGGAGAAAGGAGAGCAGTCCTCCTTTTAAGTCCCCTACTTCAGGGATGCTGGTTTTCTAGGCACTGTGTATCAGAATTTCAACTGTATCTTCAATGATAAGTCCTCCCTCTTCAAAGATTCCCAGGCCAGGTGAGGAGACTACACAGCCACCAGTTTCAAAGCATAATTTCACCCTTCTCAAGCTAACCTCAGCCTTTTCTGCTGAAATCTGGTTTCATTGAAGTGGTTTCCGTTTTCACCAGAATCCTTCCTTCTGAAATGTTCTGTGGCCCATTCTTCTCAGGACTCAACCTGATTTCCACTTACACTGGGTCTTTCCTTACCCAGCACCCCACAATAGCCATACCTCTCCACACTCATTCTTATTGAGTCTACTCTCCTTCCCAGCAGGAAACATCTGAGCTCTCTTTTGAGTCAGATACAGTGAGAGAAGTTGCTGAGGTATTTTTAAACTAACAGTTCTactgagatataatttatatgtCATACAATTCACTCAATTAAAGTACACAACTGGATGGTTTAAGCATATCACAGAGTTAAGCAACATCACAATTGATTTTAGAACTTTTTTCTGCagcaccggggattgaacccagggccttatgcatattaggcaagtgctctgccacttagTTACACCCAGCCCCAAATTTAGGACACTTTCATCACCTCACAAAGAAACCACAAACACATGAACAATCATTTCCTTTCTCTCCCCAACCCCTCAGCTCCAGGTAGCCCTGAATCTACTTACTATTTCTATGTACAGGTAAgtctctggacatttcatataaatagaacATATCATGTGTAGCCTTTTGTGACTTTCTTGTTTTCAAGTTTCATCCACACTATAGCATGTGTCAGCCCTGTCTCCGAATTTTAAATAACAAATTAGGAGAAAAGAAGCTTTAGGCTCCTTAAGACCTTATAGTCACATTGAGAAGTTGTTCaataacctttttctttttttcttttggtgggggtggaggagtaccagggattgaactcaaggcactcaaccattgaaccacatccccagccctattttttgtgttttatttagagacagatctcattgagttgcttagcactttgcttttgcggagactggctttgaactcgcaatcctcctgtctcagcctcctgagcctctgggattagaaGTGAGTGCCACTGAGCCGGACTTTACTTTCTGTTTTTAAGTACCTATATATCAAGCATTAATTTAGAACCTGGGTATGTAAGAAAAGATGAGATATCCCTAGTCTTTAAGGAGCTTATAAATTTGCAGTGGAAACAGAACCACAgccacaacccaacaagataagagCAATAATAAAAGTGTGCATAAAATGCATCGAGCCATGATGAAGAAGCTCTTAATTTTGCCTTGGGA encodes the following:
- the Plau gene encoding urokinase-type plasminogen activator, coding for MRVLLACLLHCALIVSDTEGRHELQASDASNCGCLNGGTCVSYKYFSNIRRCICPKKFQGEHCEIDTSKTCYEGNGHLYRGKANTDTKGRPCLDWNSPTVLQKAYHAHRPDAVLLGLGKHNYCRNPDNQRRPWCYVQIGLKQFVQECMVQDCSGGQLKFQCGQKALRPRFKIIGGEATIIENQPWFAAIYRRHRGGSVTYVCGGSLISPCWVVSATHCFINHQQKQDYIVYLGQSRLNSNTLGEMKFEVEQLILHEDYSADSLAHHNDIALLKIRSSMGQCAQPSRSIQTICLPPSHGDAQFDTSCEITGFGKENPTDYLYSKNLKMTVVKLISYQECQQPHYYGSEVTTNMLCAADPQWETDSCQGDSGGPLICSTQGRLTLTGIVSWGSGCALKNKPGVYTRVSQFLPWIHTHIGEENGLAL